A genome region from Erythrolamprus reginae isolate rEryReg1 chromosome 4, rEryReg1.hap1, whole genome shotgun sequence includes the following:
- the KCTD4 gene encoding BTB/POZ domain-containing protein KCTD4, whose protein sequence is MNKIHGINYELSIELVHDPQQRFQVAERPKEENPPGVGEMESEKKGSVSSWSEGRDQSKHRSIMSPVTLNVGGYLYVTQRQTLTKYTDSFLERVVTGKMLCPLDAEGNFFIDRDGLLFRHVLNFLRNGELLLPEGFKENQLLAQEAEFFQLHPLGEAVKSRWEKEQLASREATFLEITDSHDRAQGLRIFCNAPDFIAKIKSRIVLVSKSRLDGFPEEFTVSSNVIQFKYFIKSENGTRLVLKEDNTFVCTLETLKFEAIMMALKCGFRLLTSLDCSKGSIVHSDALHFIK, encoded by the exons ATGAATAAAATCCATGGCATTAATTATGAGCTCTCAATAGAACTGGTCCATGATCCTCAGCAAAGGTTTCAGGTTGCa GAGCGACCCAAGGAGGAAAACCCACCGGGGGTTGGGGAGATGGAGAGCGAGAAAAAAGGCAGCGTGTCTTCGTGGTCGGAAGGCAGGGACCAAAGCAAACATCGGAGCATCATGTCTCCGGTGACTCTCAACGTAGGGGGCTACCTCTACGTTACCCAGAGGCAAACGCTCACCAAATACACAGACTCTTTTCTGGAAAGAGTGGTGACCGGGAAGATGCTCTGCCCGTTGGACGCGGAAGGCAATTTCTTCATCGACAGGGATGGTCTCTTATTCCGGCACGTCTTGAACTTCCTCCGCAACGGGGAACTGCTGCTCCCGGAGGGTTTCAAAGAGAACCAACTTCTGGCCCAAGAGGCCGAATTCTTCCAGCTTCACCCCTTGGGGGAGGCGGTGAAATCCAGGTGGGAGAAGGAACAGCTGGCATCCAGGGAAGCCACCTTTCTGGAGATCACCGACAGCCACGACCGTGCCCAGGGCCTGCGGATTTTTTGCAACGCGCCCGATTTCATCGCCAAGATCAAATCCCGCATCGTCTTGGTTTCGAAAAGCCGGCTGGACGGTTTCCCCGAAGAGTTCACCGTCTCTTCCAACGTCATCCAGTTCAAATACTTCATCAAGTCGGAGAACGGGACGCGGCTGGTTTTGAAGGAAGACAACACCTTTGTCTGCACTTTGGAGACGCTCAAGTTCGAAGCCATCATGATGGCGCTCAAGTGCGGCTTCCGCCTGCTGACCAGCCTGGATTGTTCGAAAGGGTCCATCGTGCACAGCGACGCCCTCCACTTCATCAAGTAA